The Prosthecobacter debontii genomic sequence AGAACAGGGTTATTGAAGTTATCCCCACCCTATACGGTTAAGGAGATTGGATATGTAAATCATTCTCCAATCATAAGAGGTGTGCAAAACAGGCATAACTCACTCAAGACACCCTTTGCTTGCACAGACACCTGAGCCGCCCATCATACGCTTCTTATGTCCAGCAGCCTCGGCACTCTCTTCCGCATCAGCACTTGGGGTGAATCCCATGGACCTGGGGTTGGTGTGGTCATTGATGGCTGTCCCCCCAAGGTGGCACTGAGTGTGGAGGACATTCAATATGAGCTGGATCGCCGTCGTCCTGGGCAGAGCAAGATCGTTACGCCGCGCAAAGAAGATGATAAGGCAGAGATCCTCTCGGGGGTGCTGGATGGCCAGACTTTAGGCACGCCCATTGGCATCCTGGTGCGCAATACGGACCAGCGTCCCTCTGCCTACACGGAGATGCAGCAGGCCTATCGTCCTAGCCATGCGGACTACACCTATGATGCGAAATATGGCATTCGCGCTGTCTCAGGCGGAGGACGATCCAGTGCCCGCGAAACGATTGGGCGTGTGGCAGCCGGGGCGATTGCTCGAAAGGTTCTGCAGCAATCTCTGCCGGGTTATGAATGCCTCGCTTATGTGAAGACGATTCAGCATCTTGAGGCCAAGGTGCCGACGACTCTGACGGCGGAGCTGATCGAATCCAACATCGTGCGCACCTGCGACCCCGAGGCTGCGGAGAAGATGATTGAGCTCATCGAAACCGTGCGCAGCCAGGGCAACAGCGTTGGCGGTGTGGTGGAGTGCGTGGTGCGCGGTGTGCCCGCTGGCCTGGGCGAACCGGTCTTCGACAAGCTGGAAGCGGATCTCGCCAAAGCGATGATGAGTCTGCCTGCGACGAAGGGTTTTGAGATTGGTAGCGGTTTCGGCGGCACTTTGCTGACGGGTCTGGAGCACAATGACGAGTTCTACATGGATCACGGCCAAGTCCGCACGCGCACGAATCGCAGCGGTGGTATCCAGGGTGGCATCAGCAATGGTGAGGAGATCGTCTTCCGCGTCGCTTTCAAACCGACGGCCACAGTGCTGCGTGAGCAGAAGACGGTGACCAATACAGGAGAGGAAACGACGCTGGCAGCGCGTGGCCGCCACGACGCCTGTGTGCTGCCTCGTGCCGTGCCGATGGTGGAAGCCATGGTTCACCTCGTGCTGGTGGATCACTGGCTGCGTCAGCGGGCACAGGTAGAAGCCTGAGACTGCTTGTGAATCCGTCAGGGTGTGGGACTTGGTTTCGCCAAAAGGCTGCTCGGTGTATCTGAGCAGATGATGCTGGCACCCCAGAGCACCGCGAGATCGGCATCCTCCTTCTCACGGATGGGCCAGAGGGAGAGTTGCAGACCGGCATCTTTGATCTTGCGCGCCATTTGACGCGTCGTGGTCTGAATCGGCACGGACATGCGGCCGCAGCCGAGCTGTTTGGCCTCGGCGATCATCTCTTCGGTCGGGGCCTTGCTACTGAGATACCCGGTGAAAGCCTCGGGGGCGATGCGGTGGATAGCGGCGAGTGCGCGGTGATCGAACGAGATGAAGCAGAAGGTGCCCGGGGGCAGCATGTGGCTGGCGGCTTCGTAGAGCTTCTGGCAGTAGGGCTCGACGGCTTCGTCTGGATAGGCGGCCTTGTCCGTCGTTTTCATTTCCAGCATCAGATAGACGTCGGGTTTATCGTGAAAATAGCGGAAGAGATCCTCCACTGTAGGCACCGGCACCTGATGATTTTGAGTCTTCAGCTTCTGGATCTCCGCCAGGGTCATTTGCTCGACCTTCCCAGCGCCATTCGTGGTGCGAGAGACGTCGGCATCATGCATGAGAACGAGATGACCGTCCTTCGTCAGCCGCACGTCCACTTCATAACCCAGGATACCGTGTTCATAGCTATAGCGGCAGCCTTCGACGGTGTTTTCGTCAAATTCATAGCCCGCGCCTCGGTGAGCGATCACCTTCACGCCATGATAATCGGCGGCGAGCACAGAGCCTAAACTGGCCAGGAGAACTAGGGAAAGGGTGGCGAAGCTGGAGCGAAGCATCACGAGAGAAAGCCCAAAGGGTGAGGGATCTGAAAACTCAGGAGCAAAAGTGGAGCGGGATCACTCCACTTCTTTGAATTTGCCTTCTTTGGCCAGCTTGGCGCGGAACTTCGCCACTTTGGGACTGACGACGACGCGGCAGTAGCCTTGGTTGGGATTGTTGGCGAAGTAGTCCTGGTGGTAGTCCTCAGCGGGGTAGAACTTTTTCAAGGCTTGGATCTCGGTCACGATGGGGCCATCGGTTTCTTTCTGCGCCTCCTTCATGGACTCTTCCGCGATCTTTTTCTGTTCTTCGCTGGTGTAGTAAATGCCGGAACGATACTGCGTGCCGATGTCGTTGCCCTGGCGATTGAGCGTCGTGGGATCATGCGTGATCCAGAAGAAGTCCACGATTTCTTTGTAGCTGATCACGGCTGGATCGAACTCGATCTGCACCGCTTCGGCATGGCCGGTCTCGCCTGAGCACACTTCCTTATAGGTCGGATTTTCGGTGGCGCCGTTGCAGTAGCCACTGACGACCTTTTTCACCCCCTTGAGCATTTCATACTGTGCTTCGGTGCACCAGAAGCAGCCCCCTGCGAGAACAGCGATTTCAGTTTTGCCGGCAGGGGCTGGATCCGCGGCGAGGGCTGGTGAAAGGGCAGTGGACATGGCGGCGAGGAGAGACAGGAAGGTTTTCATGGTCGCTAAAGGATACGCAGGTGGCGACTACTCATTGCGTTACGATGGCAGTCAAACTTTCAGATGTGAGTGGTTTCAGGCATGGGAGATGAAGGACCGCTGTTTATTCCAAGGCGGGCTTAGTCTCGACTTTAGCAAGCAAGTTTTCTATTCTCTGGAAAACCTACCCCACCATGAGAACGCTGCTTTTATCTTGCTTCTTGGCTGTTTCTTCGGCTTTGGCTCTGGAGACAGAACCGCCCAACATCATTCTCGTCATGGCGGATGATCAGGGCTGGGGAGACATGGCTTACAATGGCCACCCTCATCTGAAGACGCCCAACTTCGATGCCATGGCCCGTGAAGGCATCCGCTTCGATAACTTTCATGCGGCTGCCCCTGTTTGCTCACCTACCCGAGGCAGCGTGATGACGGGCCGCACTCCAAATCGCTACGGCTGCTTTTCCTGGGGATACCCTTTGCGTCCGCAGGAGATCACGGTGGCAGAGGTGCTGAAAGAGGCTGGTTACACCACAGGACATTATGGTAAATGGCATCTGGGCGGTGTGCAGAAAGCGAGTCCGGTAAGTCCGGGTGCGAGTGGTTTCGATCATTGGATCTCGGCACCGAATTTCTTCGATCTTGATCCCATCCTCAGTGACGAGGGAGTCGCCAAGCAATTCCAAGGAGACAGTTCCGATGTTACGGCTGAACTGGCCATTCAGTTCATTCGCCAGCAAACTAACCAAAAGCAGCGTTTCTTGGCCGTGGTTTGGTTTGGTTCGCCCCATAGCCCGCATCAGGCTCTGGAAGCAGATCGCGCGCTGTATGCAGATCAGCCGAAGAAGGTGCGTGACTTCTATGGTGAGATTACGGCCATGGACCGTGCTTTTGGCCGTCTGAGACAGGAACTCCGAGACCTGGATATCGAGGAAAACACCGTGCTCTGGTATTGCAGTGACAACGGCGCCCTCCCCAAGATTGGCTCCGCAGGCGAGCGTCGGGGTAATAAAGGCTCGGTCTATGAGGGAGGACTTCTCGTGCCTGCGCTGCTGGAGTGGCCTGCCCTTTTTAAAGAGCCTCGGGTGATCACCGGACCTTGTGTGACCAGTGACATTTTGCCAACGATCATGGCGATGACGCAGGTGAAACCGGAGAAGTCTCTCAAGCTGGATGGCATCAACCTGTTACCGCTTTTGGAAGGCGCGGAGAAGGAACGCAGCCAACCGATTGGCTTTTGGAATGCCCAGAAAGGCGGGATTAAAACAC encodes the following:
- the aroC gene encoding chorismate synthase; this translates as MSSSLGTLFRISTWGESHGPGVGVVIDGCPPKVALSVEDIQYELDRRRPGQSKIVTPRKEDDKAEILSGVLDGQTLGTPIGILVRNTDQRPSAYTEMQQAYRPSHADYTYDAKYGIRAVSGGGRSSARETIGRVAAGAIARKVLQQSLPGYECLAYVKTIQHLEAKVPTTLTAELIESNIVRTCDPEAAEKMIELIETVRSQGNSVGGVVECVVRGVPAGLGEPVFDKLEADLAKAMMSLPATKGFEIGSGFGGTLLTGLEHNDEFYMDHGQVRTRTNRSGGIQGGISNGEEIVFRVAFKPTATVLREQKTVTNTGEETTLAARGRHDACVLPRAVPMVEAMVHLVLVDHWLRQRAQVEA
- a CDS encoding glycerophosphodiester phosphodiesterase, which produces MLRSSFATLSLVLLASLGSVLAADYHGVKVIAHRGAGYEFDENTVEGCRYSYEHGILGYEVDVRLTKDGHLVLMHDADVSRTTNGAGKVEQMTLAEIQKLKTQNHQVPVPTVEDLFRYFHDKPDVYLMLEMKTTDKAAYPDEAVEPYCQKLYEAASHMLPPGTFCFISFDHRALAAIHRIAPEAFTGYLSSKAPTEEMIAEAKQLGCGRMSVPIQTTTRQMARKIKDAGLQLSLWPIREKEDADLAVLWGASIICSDTPSSLLAKPSPTP
- the msrA gene encoding peptide-methionine (S)-S-oxide reductase MsrA gives rise to the protein MSTALSPALAADPAPAGKTEIAVLAGGCFWCTEAQYEMLKGVKKVVSGYCNGATENPTYKEVCSGETGHAEAVQIEFDPAVISYKEIVDFFWITHDPTTLNRQGNDIGTQYRSGIYYTSEEQKKIAEESMKEAQKETDGPIVTEIQALKKFYPAEDYHQDYFANNPNQGYCRVVVSPKVAKFRAKLAKEGKFKEVE
- a CDS encoding sulfatase-like hydrolase/transferase, which codes for MRTLLLSCFLAVSSALALETEPPNIILVMADDQGWGDMAYNGHPHLKTPNFDAMAREGIRFDNFHAAAPVCSPTRGSVMTGRTPNRYGCFSWGYPLRPQEITVAEVLKEAGYTTGHYGKWHLGGVQKASPVSPGASGFDHWISAPNFFDLDPILSDEGVAKQFQGDSSDVTAELAIQFIRQQTNQKQRFLAVVWFGSPHSPHQALEADRALYADQPKKVRDFYGEITAMDRAFGRLRQELRDLDIEENTVLWYCSDNGALPKIGSAGERRGNKGSVYEGGLLVPALLEWPALFKEPRVITGPCVTSDILPTIMAMTQVKPEKSLKLDGINLLPLLEGAEKERSQPIGFWNAQKGGIKTPSEEWMKDLLDAQTKGEEPQDPERLFANAGVIDDPVPVDHFPGHSAWLDGSWKLHRIEDKEGRVEWELYDLSADPTESRVLFAEQPERVPQMQAALEEWLESVARSLNGEDYQP